A DNA window from Gavia stellata isolate bGavSte3 chromosome 35, bGavSte3.hap2, whole genome shotgun sequence contains the following coding sequences:
- the LOC132320343 gene encoding electroneutral sodium bicarbonate exchanger 1-like, producing the protein MGCWVVQRHDEEALIDQGRRSNGAKIHYEKEELEGHRTLYAGVQMPLVGQCHRHHRPHKQKHREQEEDCAPTEQGYHCTPSQRVQFILRTKEDEQHVPHALFTELDEICVKEGEDAEWKETARWLKFEEDVEDGGERWSKPYVATLSLHSLFELRSCIINGTVLLDISANSIKEIADLILGQQEQLTEFDERTRAKIGEVLLKKHHHQNEKKRNNLLRSFADVSKKGSDLHLLDKPAQTLTPHPSPTTVEAKNGVNHETSTTDLSKAELHFMKKIPSGAEASNVLVGELDFLRQPIMAFVRLTPAVLLSGMTEVPIPTRFLFVLLGPEGKAHQYHEIGRSIATIMTDEVFHDVAYKAKNRADLVAGIDEFLDQVTVLPPGEWDPSIRIEPPKNVPSQEKRKMPGALDDSASDSEPEKHSGPELERTGRLFGGLILDVKRKAPWFWSDFRDGLRLQCLASFLFLYCACMSPVITFGGLLGEATDGHISAMESLLGASMTGVVFSLFAGQPLTILGSTGPVLVFEKILYKFCKEYTLSYLSLRACIGLWTAFFCIVLVATDASSLVCYITRFTEEAFASLICLIFIYEALEKLSHLRETYPVHMHSQLDFLTIDYCKCEAPTHPSNETLRFWESNKINVSGIAWENLTVTECRYLHGEFQGPACGPNGPYTPDVLFWCCILFFSTFVLSSLLKKFKTSRYFPTRVRSTVSDFAVFLTIVVMVLTDFMIGIPSPKLHVPHMFKPTRDDRGWFINPVGPNPWWTVLAALIPALLCTILIFMDQQITAVIVNRKEHRLKKGCGYHLDLFMVAVMLGVCSVMGLPWFVAATVLSITHVNSLKVESECAAPGEQPKFLGIREQRVTGSMIFVLMGCSVFFTSVLKFIPMPVLYGVFLYMGVSSLGEIQFFDRLKLFWMPAKHQPDFIYLRHVPLRKVHFFTVIQLICLILLWAIKVSRAAIVFPMMVLALVFVRKAMDFCFSKRELSFLDDLMPESKKKKLDGAKNEANEEEESPKMMEAAAAAGSVLLKLGKTSNLDTPKQSRDRTDPCEINISEEVLKTSVWKALTMNTETV; encoded by the exons AGGCATGACGAGGAGGCACTGATtgaccaggggagaaggagcaacgGTGCCAAGATTCActatgagaaggaggagttggaag gccACCGGACCCTGTACGCCGGCGTGCAGATGCCGCTGGTGGGGCAATGCCACCGGCATCACCGAccccacaagcagaagcatcgggaacaggaggaggactgtgcccCGACGGAGCAGGGCTACCACT gcaccccgtcCCAGCGGGTGCAGTTCATCCTCAGGACCAAGGAGGACGAGCAGCATGTCCCTCACGCCTTGTTCACCGAGCTGGATGAGATCTGCGTGAAAGAGGGCGAAGATGCCGAGTGGAAGGAAACGGCAAG GTGGCTGAAGTTTGAGGAGGACGTGGAAGACGGCGGCGAGCGCTGGAGCAAGCCCTATGTGGCCACgctgtccttgcacagcctctttgagctgaggagctgcatcatcaatggcacggtgctgctggaCATTAGTGCCAACAGCATCAAAGAGATCGCAG ATCTGATCCTgggccagcaagaacagctcacgGAGTTTGACGAGCGCACGCGGGCAAAAATTGGagaagttcttttgaagaagcaccaccatcagaacgagaagaaaagaaacaaccttcTCCGCTCGTTTGCTGATGTGAGCAAGAAGGGGTCGGACCTGCACCTCCTCGACAAGCCAG ctcaaacacttacccctcatccttctcccaccactgtggaagctaaaaatggggTGAACCATGAGACCAGCACAACGGATTTAAGCAAG GCGGAgctgcacttcatgaagaaaattcccagcgGGGCTGAAGCGTCCAACGTGCTCGTaggagagctggatttccttCGCCAGCCCATCATGGCATTTGTCCGCCTGACCCCGGCTGTCCTCCTCTCGGGCATGACGGAAGTTCCCATCCCAACAAG gttcctgtttgttttgcttggaccagaaggaaaagcccatcagTACCATGAGATCGGCAGGTCCATCGCTACTATCATGACGGATGAG GTTTTCCATGACGTCGCCTATAAAGCCAAGAACCGGGCTGACCTCGTGGCCGGCATCGATGAGTTTCTGGATCAGGTCACGGTCTTGCCGCCTGGAGAGTGGGATCCATCGATCCGAATCGAGCCCCCGAAAAACGTCCCTtcgcag gaaaaaaggaagatgccaggAGCTCTCGATGACAGTGCTTCTGACAGTGAGCCGGAGAAGCACAGCGGTCCTGAACTGGAGCGGACGGGAAG gctctttGGAGGTTTGATCCTGGATGTGAAGCGAAAAGCCCCGTGGTTCTGGAGCGACTTTCGGGAtggtctgaggctgcagtgtctggcgtccttcctcttcctctactgtgcctgcatgtcccctgtcatcaccttcgggggactgctgggggaggcgaccGATGGCCACATa AGTGCCATGGAGTCGCTGCTGGGCGCCTCCATGACCGGCgtggtgttttccctctttgctggccaACCTCTCACCATCCTCGGCAGCACCGGACCCGTGCTCGTCTTTGAGAAGATcctctacaaattctgcaa gGAGTACACGCTCTCCTATCTCTCTCTGCGGGCATGCATCGGGCTGTGGACCGCCTTCTTCTGCATCGTGCTGGTGGCCACCGACGCCAGCTCTTTGGTGTGCTACATCACCCGCTTCACCGAAGAAGCCTTCGCCTCCctcatctgcctcatcttcatctaCGAGGCTCTAGAGAAGCTGAGTCACCTGCGGGAGACCTaccctgtgcacatgcacagccagcTCGACTTCCTCACCATcgacta ctgtaagtGTGAGGCACCGACGCATCCCAGCAATGAAACCCTGCGTTTCTGGGAGAGCAACAAGATCAACGTGTCTGGCATCGCCTGGGAAAACCTCACGGTGACC gaatgtCGGTATTTGCATGGAGAGTTTCAAGGACCTGCCTGTGGACCCAATGGCCCCTACACGCCTGACGTCCTCTTCTggtgctgcatcctcttcttctccacctttgtgctgtcgagcttactgaagaagtttaagaCCAGCCGATACTTCCCAACCAGA GTACGGTCCACAGTAAGcgactttgctgttttcctcaccatCGTCGTCATGGTGCTCACGGACTTCATGATTGGGATCCCATCACCGAAGCTCCACGTCCCCCATATGTTCAAG CCTACCAGAGACGACCGCGGGTGGTTCATCAACCCCGTAGGACCCAACCCTTGGTGGACGGTGTTGGCTGcgctcatcccagctctgctctgcaccatcttgatcttcatggaccagcagatcactgctgttattgtgaacaggaaggagcacaggctgaag AAAGGATGTGGGTACCACCTGGACCTTTTCATGGTGGCCGTGATGCTCGGGGTGTGCTCCgtgatggggctgccctggtttgTGGCTGCCACCGTCCTGTCCATCACCCACGTGAATAGCCTCAAAGTCGAGTCTGAGTgcgcagctccaggagaacaacccaagtttctggggatacgagagcagagagtcactggctccatgatctttgtgctcatgggctgctctgtcttcttcacttctgtgttaaag tttataccaATGCCTGTGCTTTACGGCGTCTTTCTCTACATGGGCGTGTCGTCGCTCGGAGAAATTCAG TTCTTCGATcgcttgaagctgttttggatgCCGGCGAAACACCAGCCGGATTTCATCTACCTGCGGCACGTCCCCTTGCGAAAGGTGCACTTCTTCACCGTGATCCAGCTGATCTGCCTCATCCTGCTCTGGGCCATCAAGGTGTCCCGTGCCGCCATCGTCTTTCCCATGATG GTCTTGGCTCTTGTATTTGTCCGGAAAGccatggatttctgcttctcaaagcgagagctcagcttcctggatgaccttatgccagagagcaagaagaagaagttggacGGTGCCAAAAACGAAGCCAATGAAGAAGAG